One uncultured Caproiciproducens sp. DNA segment encodes these proteins:
- a CDS encoding PTS sugar transporter subunit IIA, with protein sequence MDERLIIMDADVHSDKDCIRMMATRFEECGYVKPGYGEAVIERETDLPTGLPGKGINLAIPHTNNKLVIKPAVGVIIPRKPVEFRMMGNKETALNCEVILPLVVKDSKQQIGMLKKIMRIIQDSELLKRMKDSESKAEIMDCLSSLEDE encoded by the coding sequence CTGGATGAACGGCTCATCATTATGGATGCGGATGTGCACAGTGACAAAGATTGCATTCGAATGATGGCTACCCGCTTTGAAGAATGCGGCTATGTCAAGCCGGGATATGGAGAAGCGGTGATTGAACGCGAAACAGATTTGCCCACCGGACTTCCGGGGAAGGGAATCAATCTTGCGATTCCGCATACAAACAACAAGCTGGTAATCAAACCGGCAGTAGGGGTTATTATTCCGCGGAAACCGGTTGAATTTCGAATGATGGGGAATAAAGAGACCGCTCTAAACTGCGAAGTGATCCTTCCGCTGGTCGTTAAGGATTCCAAACAGCAGATCGGAATGCTGAAAAAAATCATGCGGATCATTCAGGACAGCGAGTTGCTGAAAAGGATGAAGGATTCTGAGAGCAAGGCGGAAATTATGGATTGCCTGAGCTCTTTGGAAGACGAATAA
- a CDS encoding PTS fructose transporter subunit IIB, whose amino-acid sequence MRAVKVLSVCGSGTVSSAMLSSKLEDVLAEHGYQMESTEVAPGGVELAVATGGYDLIAYTSPVEDIYGIPVLNATGFLVGINEDEFVEELLAVLSKLDLG is encoded by the coding sequence ATGAGAGCGGTGAAAGTTTTATCAGTATGCGGTTCCGGCACGGTCAGTTCAGCAATGCTGTCTTCAAAATTAGAAGATGTATTGGCGGAGCATGGCTACCAAATGGAATCTACGGAAGTAGCGCCCGGCGGCGTGGAACTTGCGGTGGCAACCGGCGGCTATGACTTGATTGCCTACACAAGCCCGGTAGAGGATATTTATGGAATTCCGGTACTGAATGCGACAGGTTTTCTCGTTGGAATCAACGAGGACGAGTTTGTGGAGGAGCTCCTTGCGGTATTAAGTAAGCTGGATTTGGGATAA
- a CDS encoding PTS transporter subunit IIC: MFFTVLKSVFDTFGNYITVPLIIFIICKLFKAPTKKAFSSAILIGVGLKGMAFITTEFGAVLSPLVQQIVKTSGLNLPALDIGWQAVASVAYSTDIGMMFIGVGLIFQIVLWLVKWTDIFMPSDLWNNYSIIVWGSMLYQLTHNLPMAFALMLFVNVVILLIAEVLQKRWSTYYHYPSCAMTAPHHNGDAPMYLVLNILFSKLGMDKIKADPVTIRKKIGFMGEPMYIGIVVGLILGVIGNLAALNTMAAWGQVVNVAVTCAAVMAIFPKVAGLFASGFTTLTDYSRKTLKNSKYGKDREFIIAVNDALGYGEPATLTTGLLVIPFAVLLAFVLPGNVVIPVMVLPSLPYMVEIPVCLSNGNIVKSWLMACIVFSAKIMMASYWATVFTQVAAGAGFDAATTALAGGTLIIGFIMSNCTAGLITMAFLTMNPVIIFAVIAVYLVLFILFKKNKGSVQEYLEKNALGEAYTAPQPAVNA; the protein is encoded by the coding sequence ATGTTTTTTACAGTATTGAAAAGTGTATTTGATACCTTTGGCAACTATATCACAGTACCTCTCATTATTTTTATCATTTGCAAGCTCTTTAAAGCACCCACTAAAAAAGCGTTCTCGTCTGCTATCCTCATTGGCGTCGGCCTGAAAGGCATGGCGTTCATCACAACCGAATTCGGCGCTGTGCTTTCCCCGCTGGTGCAGCAGATAGTTAAAACGAGCGGACTGAATCTGCCGGCGTTGGATATTGGCTGGCAGGCCGTTGCCTCCGTTGCTTACTCCACCGATATCGGCATGATGTTCATCGGCGTCGGTCTAATTTTTCAGATCGTGCTCTGGCTGGTCAAATGGACCGATATCTTTATGCCGTCCGATCTGTGGAATAACTATTCCATTATTGTGTGGGGCTCCATGCTCTATCAGCTGACACATAATTTACCAATGGCGTTTGCCCTGATGCTTTTTGTGAATGTGGTCATCCTGCTTATTGCGGAAGTCCTGCAGAAAAGATGGTCCACCTATTACCACTATCCATCCTGCGCGATGACTGCGCCGCATCACAATGGTGACGCGCCCATGTACCTTGTATTGAACATTTTGTTCAGCAAACTGGGAATGGACAAAATCAAGGCCGACCCCGTTACCATCCGCAAAAAAATCGGATTCATGGGGGAGCCGATGTACATAGGAATTGTCGTCGGTTTGATTTTGGGTGTGATCGGAAATCTTGCCGCACTGAACACCATGGCGGCCTGGGGCCAGGTTGTTAACGTGGCAGTGACCTGTGCCGCTGTTATGGCTATTTTTCCGAAGGTCGCCGGACTATTCGCCTCAGGGTTTACCACTTTGACTGATTATTCCCGGAAAACCCTGAAAAACAGTAAGTATGGCAAAGACCGTGAGTTCATTATCGCTGTGAATGACGCGCTGGGCTACGGCGAACCGGCTACTCTGACTACCGGACTGCTGGTAATTCCTTTCGCCGTTTTACTCGCCTTTGTACTGCCGGGCAACGTTGTCATCCCGGTTATGGTTTTACCTTCGCTGCCTTATATGGTTGAAATTCCAGTATGTCTGAGCAACGGGAATATTGTAAAATCTTGGTTGATGGCATGCATCGTGTTCAGCGCGAAGATCATGATGGCTTCCTATTGGGCGACTGTCTTTACTCAGGTGGCTGCCGGCGCCGGATTTGACGCTGCTACTACCGCTCTGGCGGGAGGTACGCTCATCATTGGTTTCATCATGTCCAACTGCACTGCCGGACTTATTACGATGGCGTTCCTGACAATGAACCCAGTTATTATCTTTGCAGTGATTGCCGTATATCTGGTACTGTTCATCCTGTTTAAGAAAAACAAAGGTTCAGTCCAGGAGTACCTTGAAAAGAATGCTCTGGGTGAGGCTTATACCGCTCCCCAGCCTGCTGTCAATGCATAA
- a CDS encoding 2-hydroxyacid dehydrogenase, with protein sequence MKIVVIGDIVVPCKLLAEAAESLGDPGRNTVVPIVWPAETRQEFQKKAQNIEKNGPMAEKVPTEVYREIVDADILLTHFCPVPEDLIAEGKQLKLIGTCRGGMEHVDVAAATKYNIPVIHCIRNAEATSDFAIGLMFAETRNIARAHAALKQGDWRKEYVNSGYTTSMCEMTLGVVGLGHIGKLVAKKAAGVGMKVIAYDPYVKQEVLDEMGLPVRLVGQEELFKTADIITLHLRLTPETKNSVGEKLIGLMKPTAYLINTSRAGVLDKDVLVNALQHKAIGGAALDVYWEEPISKDDPLLALDNLTMTPHNAGNVVDALPKSPLLLARTIQDFWKTGKSDMVVNLKNIKR encoded by the coding sequence ATGAAAATTGTAGTGATCGGCGATATCGTCGTGCCTTGCAAACTGTTAGCGGAGGCGGCGGAGTCCTTGGGTGATCCCGGACGAAACACAGTCGTGCCTATCGTGTGGCCTGCTGAAACACGGCAGGAATTCCAGAAAAAAGCACAAAACATTGAAAAAAACGGGCCTATGGCGGAAAAAGTTCCCACGGAGGTTTACCGTGAGATTGTGGACGCGGATATTTTGCTGACACATTTTTGCCCGGTTCCCGAGGACCTCATTGCAGAGGGTAAGCAACTGAAACTCATCGGTACCTGCCGCGGCGGCATGGAGCATGTAGATGTGGCCGCAGCAACCAAATACAACATTCCGGTTATCCATTGCATCCGCAATGCGGAGGCAACATCGGATTTTGCGATTGGCCTGATGTTTGCCGAAACGCGTAATATTGCCCGGGCACACGCGGCGCTCAAACAGGGGGACTGGCGCAAGGAGTACGTTAACAGCGGCTACACCACGTCTATGTGCGAGATGACTCTGGGCGTGGTCGGCCTTGGACATATCGGCAAACTGGTTGCAAAAAAGGCAGCCGGTGTGGGAATGAAAGTCATTGCTTATGATCCATATGTCAAGCAGGAAGTTCTTGATGAGATGGGACTGCCGGTTCGGCTGGTTGGTCAGGAGGAGCTTTTCAAAACGGCAGACATCATCACGCTGCATCTGCGCCTGACTCCTGAAACGAAAAACAGTGTCGGGGAAAAGCTGATCGGCCTGATGAAGCCCACAGCTTACCTCATCAATACTTCACGTGCCGGGGTGCTGGATAAGGACGTACTGGTGAATGCGCTGCAGCACAAGGCGATCGGCGGAGCCGCTCTTGATGTGTATTGGGAGGAACCTATTTCCAAGGATGATCCGCTTTTGGCGTTGGACAATCTCACAATGACCCCGCACAACGCGGGAAATGTGGTGGATGCGCTTCCTAAATCGCCGCTGCTGCTTGCACGCACGATTCAAGACTTTTGGAAGACGGGCAAGAGCGATATGGTTGTGAACCTGAAAAATATTAAGCGCTGA
- a CDS encoding L-fuculose-phosphate aldolase — MLMEKERKEIADYGRKMSSSGLSKGTSGNISIYDPATGYMAISPSGLGYFETEPEDVVVMDLNGNIIDGARKPSSEHGLHTVMYLNKPDARAVVHTHSTFCTTLACLNIPLKAVHYVIGGAGVPEIPCAEYATFGTQQLAENVAKSIGKSKAVLLANHGLVTSGPSLAKAFGLAVNLEFVAEMQWRASCIGTPVVLSDEEMATVMESFKSYGQPKKSDEKKDGMGY; from the coding sequence ATGTTGATGGAAAAAGAAAGAAAAGAAATCGCAGATTATGGCCGTAAGATGAGTTCTTCCGGATTGAGCAAAGGTACCAGCGGAAATATCAGTATTTATGATCCCGCGACGGGCTATATGGCGATCAGCCCTTCCGGCCTTGGCTACTTTGAAACCGAGCCTGAAGATGTGGTCGTTATGGACCTGAATGGTAATATTATCGATGGGGCACGTAAACCCTCCAGCGAGCATGGCTTACATACCGTGATGTATCTGAACAAGCCGGATGCCCGCGCGGTCGTTCATACCCACTCTACCTTCTGTACCACGCTGGCCTGCCTTAACATCCCGCTGAAGGCTGTCCATTATGTGATTGGAGGTGCCGGTGTGCCCGAGATTCCATGCGCGGAATACGCGACTTTCGGAACCCAGCAGCTTGCTGAGAATGTCGCAAAGTCAATCGGTAAAAGCAAAGCCGTTTTGCTGGCAAACCACGGGCTTGTGACCAGCGGCCCAAGTCTTGCGAAAGCCTTCGGACTGGCCGTCAACCTCGAATTTGTGGCTGAAATGCAGTGGAGAGCCTCCTGCATCGGAACACCTGTTGTGCTGAGCGATGAGGAAATGGCCACAGTTATGGAAAGCTTCAAAAGTTATGGTCAACCTAAAAAGTCAGACGAGAAAAAGGACGGCATGGGCTACTAA
- a CDS encoding alcohol dehydrogenase catalytic domain-containing protein → MLTAMLYGVEDIRIMETPVPEIGPAEVLIKNKISTTCGTDVKNFKRGYPLLKPPHPYGHEFSGVIAAVGKNVKGFHEGDRVAVHNTAPCNECYYCKKGLYSMCSNMTFNRGSYAQYVKVPEPIVRQNMFLLDDSVSHKTASLMEPFSCAVYGIENCPIHLGDTVVVNGAGPIGLMFARLAVLKGAKVIVSDMIKTRLELAEKMGVWKTCNLTGVENTAEAVRDLTDERRGADIVIEATGLIDVWKTSVQMARKGGFVLLFGGTKSGSELCVDATLLHYSQITIKGVFHTTPRHVMTALELLKMGVILSDDFIQNEYRLPDLEKAIREHASGSVIKNCIIYDD, encoded by the coding sequence ATGCTGACAGCTATGCTGTATGGTGTGGAAGACATCCGCATCATGGAAACGCCGGTCCCGGAAATCGGTCCGGCCGAGGTGCTGATCAAGAATAAGATTTCAACTACCTGCGGCACCGATGTGAAGAATTTCAAGCGGGGCTATCCGCTGCTGAAGCCGCCGCACCCTTATGGACATGAATTTTCCGGCGTGATTGCCGCTGTGGGAAAAAATGTCAAAGGGTTTCACGAAGGCGACCGCGTAGCGGTACATAACACCGCCCCCTGCAACGAGTGTTATTATTGCAAAAAGGGATTGTATTCCATGTGCTCCAATATGACGTTCAATCGGGGGAGCTATGCCCAATACGTGAAAGTTCCGGAACCCATCGTGCGGCAGAATATGTTTTTGCTGGACGATTCGGTTTCCCATAAGACAGCCTCTTTAATGGAGCCGTTTTCCTGTGCGGTATACGGCATTGAGAACTGCCCCATCCATTTGGGCGATACCGTCGTCGTGAACGGCGCCGGTCCCATTGGGCTGATGTTTGCGCGGCTGGCAGTGCTGAAAGGCGCCAAGGTGATTGTGAGCGACATGATCAAGACACGTTTGGAATTGGCCGAAAAAATGGGCGTGTGGAAAACCTGTAATCTGACCGGCGTTGAAAACACAGCGGAGGCCGTCCGTGATTTGACCGACGAACGGCGTGGAGCAGACATCGTCATCGAGGCGACCGGCTTGATAGATGTATGGAAAACCAGCGTTCAGATGGCGCGGAAAGGTGGATTCGTCCTATTGTTTGGCGGCACAAAATCCGGAAGCGAGCTTTGTGTGGATGCTACCTTGCTGCACTACTCTCAGATTACCATCAAGGGCGTATTCCACACAACACCGCGTCATGTTATGACGGCGTTGGAGCTTTTAAAAATGGGCGTTATTCTGAGTGATGATTTTATTCAGAATGAATATCGCCTGCCGGACCTTGAAAAAGCGATCCGCGAACATGCTTCCGGTTCGGTAATCAAAAACTGTATTATATACGACGATTAG
- a CDS encoding iron-containing alcohol dehydrogenase: MYSIKLGCEHIYCGENAVQYLKELPSTRKRAYIVMSGTIQQELGQLKIVTDVLEDAGFVWKAYTDVEPEPSFESIKRGTADMMAFEPDWVIGFGGGSAMDAAKAMWVFYENPEYHELEDVMPPNEIKNLKVKARVACIPTSAGTGSEATRAALIKDTVKKKKYSIRCLKGRMVPDVAILDPVFSVTMPKSLTAASGMDALTHAIESYVTPLANPYSDGMAIAAFIYGYKNLPVCYEDGNNMDARRMMLDASCMAGIAFSNCALGIVHSIAHTFGAEYGVPHGLANAIVLPYGLQFNSRDSRTQARYDELAAFVGEKSLLNGILTLRKRINVPSRMKDVVPDEQDVLGKIDALMEKAMSDVCTPFTPVKPTKEELKDLILEVYYGKKGHKG; encoded by the coding sequence ATGTATTCAATCAAGCTTGGATGTGAACATATCTATTGCGGCGAAAATGCGGTGCAGTACCTGAAAGAGTTACCTTCCACTCGCAAACGAGCCTATATTGTGATGAGCGGCACCATTCAACAGGAATTGGGACAGCTCAAGATTGTTACCGATGTGCTGGAGGATGCCGGCTTTGTTTGGAAAGCCTATACCGATGTGGAACCGGAGCCCAGCTTTGAAAGTATAAAGCGCGGTACGGCGGACATGATGGCTTTTGAGCCGGACTGGGTAATCGGGTTTGGCGGCGGTTCGGCCATGGATGCGGCAAAGGCAATGTGGGTCTTTTATGAAAACCCCGAGTATCATGAGTTGGAAGACGTGATGCCGCCGAATGAAATAAAGAATTTGAAGGTAAAGGCGCGTGTAGCCTGTATTCCGACTTCAGCGGGAACCGGCAGCGAAGCGACCCGTGCCGCTCTCATCAAGGATACCGTCAAGAAAAAGAAGTATTCCATTCGCTGCCTTAAGGGACGCATGGTACCCGATGTGGCAATTCTGGACCCGGTGTTTTCCGTGACGATGCCGAAGAGCCTGACAGCTGCTTCGGGAATGGACGCACTGACTCATGCCATCGAATCCTATGTTACACCTTTGGCAAACCCTTACTCGGACGGTATGGCGATTGCTGCGTTTATCTACGGTTACAAAAATCTGCCCGTCTGTTACGAGGACGGCAATAATATGGATGCCCGCAGAATGATGTTGGACGCCTCTTGCATGGCTGGGATTGCGTTTTCAAACTGTGCCTTGGGAATTGTGCACAGCATAGCACATACTTTTGGAGCAGAGTATGGTGTGCCGCATGGTCTGGCTAATGCCATTGTGCTTCCATACGGATTACAGTTCAATTCCCGCGACAGCCGCACACAGGCGCGCTATGACGAACTTGCTGCCTTTGTAGGAGAAAAATCTCTGCTTAACGGGATTCTGACATTGCGCAAGAGAATCAATGTGCCTTCCCGTATGAAGGATGTTGTACCGGATGAACAGGATGTCCTCGGCAAAATCGACGCACTTATGGAGAAAGCCATGTCTGATGTCTGCACGCCGTTTACTCCGGTAAAGCCTACAAAAGAAGAATTGAAGGATTTAATTTTGGAAGTCTATTACGGAAAAAAAGGTCACAAAGGCTGA
- a CDS encoding APC family permease, with the protein MSGEKKVHSEGLGFGELWALGLGQVIGAGIITTVGPAIGLTGYSVWLAYFAAIILGLIINLPDIIFSSVTKFSGGDYSIITSLGGEKSGGMFIISFFLQMLTMSLYGTALGIYIHSMFPGANNIVTAILGITVFYVINLMGTKNMATLQKVMSAFLVIALLAFAVVGCVKGNIVPPLQFSGEKFFSGKGTGFIGAVMILVYSCQGYKLTVNYGGMAKNPTRDLPRAMLAVVPALIILYCGAALSDVSILPLSKVAGQPLTVAARAMFSTPVFYAFMIGAPIMALATSMNSTYGMAVGPYMQATKDGWLPEIFGKTNRHGAPVLILTIQLVVGVIPVLMGLSVGTIVSNIMVITSVFQFLLFYAIFKLPSKMPKKWAKSSMHMSNGMLYLVLIIACIAQAVILFYSLKNLTLPLAIFNIAAVVVCFVYAILRHRSGKTHIETESILDQA; encoded by the coding sequence ATGTCAGGAGAAAAAAAGGTTCATAGCGAGGGATTGGGGTTCGGAGAACTCTGGGCATTGGGTCTAGGACAAGTTATTGGAGCAGGTATTATTACAACAGTTGGTCCGGCTATCGGATTGACAGGATACTCAGTATGGCTCGCGTATTTTGCCGCAATTATTTTGGGCTTGATTATCAATCTTCCGGATATCATCTTTTCTTCCGTTACAAAATTTTCAGGTGGTGATTATTCCATCATTACCAGTTTGGGCGGTGAAAAAAGCGGCGGGATGTTTATCATCAGCTTTTTCTTGCAGATGCTGACAATGTCCCTGTACGGAACCGCACTGGGGATTTATATCCATTCCATGTTCCCCGGTGCGAACAACATTGTCACGGCGATTCTTGGTATTACTGTGTTTTATGTCATTAATCTTATGGGAACCAAAAATATGGCGACCCTGCAGAAGGTAATGTCGGCATTCCTGGTAATCGCGTTGCTTGCATTTGCTGTTGTAGGCTGCGTAAAGGGCAATATCGTTCCTCCTTTGCAGTTCAGCGGCGAAAAGTTCTTTTCCGGAAAAGGCACAGGCTTTATCGGGGCAGTCATGATTCTCGTTTATTCCTGTCAGGGCTATAAGTTGACCGTTAACTACGGAGGAATGGCGAAAAATCCAACCCGTGATCTTCCCCGCGCAATGCTGGCGGTTGTTCCGGCTCTGATTATCTTGTACTGCGGAGCGGCGTTGTCGGATGTCTCTATCCTTCCCTTGAGCAAGGTTGCCGGTCAGCCTTTGACGGTTGCCGCAAGAGCCATGTTTTCCACGCCTGTCTTTTACGCGTTTATGATTGGCGCTCCAATTATGGCTTTGGCAACCTCCATGAACTCGACCTACGGCATGGCTGTCGGCCCTTATATGCAAGCTACCAAAGACGGCTGGCTGCCGGAAATATTTGGCAAGACCAACCGTCATGGCGCACCTGTCTTGATTCTGACCATTCAGTTGGTGGTCGGCGTTATTCCGGTTTTAATGGGACTCTCCGTCGGTACCATTGTAAGCAATATCATGGTCATCACCTCGGTTTTTCAGTTTCTCTTATTTTACGCAATTTTCAAACTGCCTTCGAAGATGCCCAAAAAGTGGGCGAAGTCTTCCATGCATATGAGCAATGGCATGCTTTATCTGGTTCTCATTATTGCCTGCATTGCCCAAGCGGTCATTCTGTTTTATTCGCTTAAAAATCTGACCCTGCCGCTTGCAATTTTCAACATTGCTGCGGTTGTCGTCTGCTTTGTGTACGCAATTTTACGCCACCGTTCCGGCAAGACGCATATTGAAACAGAGAGTATTCTAGATCAGGCATAA
- a CDS encoding mandelate racemase/muconate lactonizing enzyme family protein — MKITKIDVFHVKDKENPSVRPILCRVYTDQGIYGDGEAAMAYGVGSTAAFGMVQDLANIIIGMDPLENEKVWDKMYRTTFWGQNGGGVFTAGMSALDIALWDIKGKYFNVPIHTLLGGKLNDNLRTYASQLQFGWKDTMAGMFTIEDYVGAAKRALDQGYDAIKVDFFTFKETPAEGAFTDKDRTTLLTHKNLKTVVDRVAAVREAVGPDVDIIMENHSFLDVNTAIQLAEAVKPYNIFYFEEPNTPDPHTAERLAQRIQMPIASGERIYTRWQYEKYFATNSLQIAQPDMGTCGGFTEVKKICDMAYIYDVSIQIHACGSPISTAASLQMEAAIPNFVIHEHHQCNMVHSHIKLCKYDYQPVNGRFKVPDLPGLGQELSDFVLNDRESVELVTIDGKVQSWKMA; from the coding sequence ATGAAGATTACAAAAATTGATGTTTTTCATGTGAAAGATAAGGAAAATCCGTCCGTCCGTCCCATTCTTTGCCGGGTTTACACCGATCAGGGGATTTACGGTGACGGTGAGGCCGCCATGGCTTACGGAGTAGGCTCCACTGCCGCGTTCGGCATGGTTCAGGATCTTGCAAACATCATCATCGGAATGGACCCGCTGGAAAACGAAAAAGTATGGGACAAGATGTACCGTACCACCTTCTGGGGGCAAAACGGCGGTGGCGTTTTTACCGCGGGTATGAGCGCCCTTGATATTGCCTTGTGGGATATTAAAGGTAAATATTTCAATGTGCCTATCCACACCTTGCTGGGCGGTAAACTAAACGATAATCTGCGCACCTATGCTTCTCAGCTGCAGTTTGGCTGGAAAGACACCATGGCAGGCATGTTTACCATTGAGGACTATGTAGGCGCGGCGAAGCGTGCGCTTGACCAAGGCTATGACGCAATCAAAGTCGATTTCTTTACCTTTAAAGAAACTCCCGCTGAGGGCGCCTTCACGGATAAAGACCGGACAACCCTGCTTACGCACAAAAACCTGAAAACAGTCGTTGACCGTGTTGCGGCTGTGCGTGAGGCTGTCGGTCCGGATGTGGATATCATTATGGAAAACCACAGCTTTCTGGACGTAAACACCGCAATTCAGCTTGCGGAGGCAGTCAAGCCGTATAACATCTTCTATTTCGAAGAGCCGAATACGCCGGACCCCCACACCGCAGAGCGGCTGGCCCAGCGGATTCAAATGCCCATTGCAAGCGGCGAGCGGATTTATACCCGCTGGCAGTACGAAAAGTATTTCGCAACAAACAGCCTTCAGATTGCACAGCCCGACATGGGAACCTGCGGTGGTTTTACGGAGGTTAAGAAGATTTGCGATATGGCATATATTTACGATGTCTCCATTCAGATTCATGCCTGCGGTTCTCCTATCAGCACTGCGGCAAGTCTGCAGATGGAAGCGGCAATCCCGAATTTTGTGATTCATGAGCATCACCAGTGCAACATGGTGCACAGCCACATTAAACTGTGCAAATATGATTACCAGCCGGTGAACGGGCGTTTTAAGGTTCCGGATCTGCCCGGTCTGGGTCAGGAGCTCTCCGACTTTGTTCTGAACGACAGAGAATCCGTTGAATTGGTGACGATTGACGGCAAAGTACAGTCCTGGAAAATGGCCTGA
- a CDS encoding GntR family transcriptional regulator, producing MQENQSPKKIERVSIVDQVGEAIKQKILSGSWQVGDKLPPEAEIAQIYGVNRLSVRMALQKLITLGVIETRVGEGSFVRDFSIYSVLNEIVDFYASEERLEDINQMRRIIENESAISASRLAADEELVILKQYLDNYSRMFGQSMCEDTDENFCLLVDADFDFHSQIVHMSHNRLFEEIYFMVQKLVTKHIRSLINRRRYFEMSAGVDYLKMHEDLYTGICTHDEEAVRRTIDVILDV from the coding sequence ATGCAGGAAAATCAAAGTCCTAAGAAAATTGAACGCGTTTCCATTGTTGATCAGGTTGGGGAAGCAATTAAGCAGAAAATTTTAAGCGGAAGCTGGCAAGTGGGCGACAAGCTGCCCCCCGAGGCGGAAATTGCTCAGATATATGGGGTGAACCGCCTGAGTGTCCGCATGGCGCTGCAAAAGCTCATTACGCTGGGGGTGATTGAGACCCGTGTAGGAGAAGGCTCTTTTGTCCGCGATTTTTCCATCTATTCCGTGCTCAACGAAATCGTCGATTTCTACGCCAGTGAGGAACGGTTGGAAGACATTAATCAAATGCGCCGCATCATCGAAAACGAAAGTGCTATAAGTGCCTCAAGACTGGCAGCGGACGAAGAACTGGTCATACTGAAACAATACCTTGATAACTACAGCCGGATGTTTGGTCAGTCAATGTGCGAGGATACTGATGAAAATTTTTGTCTTCTGGTCGATGCGGACTTTGATTTTCACTCGCAAATTGTTCATATGTCGCACAACCGTCTCTTTGAAGAAATCTATTTTATGGTTCAAAAACTGGTTACAAAACACATTCGGTCACTTATCAATCGGAGAAGGTACTTTGAAATGAGCGCCGGCGTTGATTATTTAAAAATGCACGAAGATCTTTACACCGGGATTTGTACGCATGATGAAGAAGCGGTCCGGCGTACAATCGATGTGATTCTCGATGTGTAA
- a CDS encoding YdcF family protein: MDQKRIVQCINTLGAFCGRRDIPLLTSQELKKKYGFEQADILVLFGGSILCGGDVLANAMQNRIAKKYIIVGGAGHTTETLRIKMHQQFPAIATAGLPEAKVFASYLKFNYDLEPDYLECNSTNCGNNITFLLDLLKEHHMAFHSIILSQDATMQLRMAAGLRKYEPDVTIINYATYCVDVVIKDERLTYTEIPSGMWDMEHYITLLMGEIPRLSDDIEGYGPKGKNYIAHVDIPHDVRSAFGLLKGNYRNMVREANPLYTSKD, translated from the coding sequence GTGGATCAAAAACGTATAGTACAATGCATTAATACACTCGGCGCATTTTGCGGTCGCCGGGATATTCCATTACTGACATCTCAAGAGTTGAAGAAGAAGTACGGCTTTGAGCAAGCAGACATTTTAGTGCTATTTGGAGGGAGCATTCTGTGCGGTGGCGACGTTTTGGCAAACGCCATGCAGAACAGGATTGCCAAGAAATATATCATCGTCGGTGGAGCCGGTCATACCACAGAAACATTGCGCATCAAAATGCACCAGCAGTTTCCAGCGATCGCCACTGCTGGTTTGCCTGAAGCCAAGGTGTTTGCTAGTTATTTAAAATTTAATTATGACCTTGAGCCAGATTATTTGGAGTGCAACTCTACAAACTGCGGGAATAACATTACTTTCCTGCTTGATTTGCTCAAAGAACACCATATGGCTTTTCATTCAATTATTCTTAGCCAAGACGCTACCATGCAACTTCGCATGGCCGCAGGGCTGAGAAAATATGAACCTGATGTTACGATTATCAATTATGCAACATACTGCGTTGATGTCGTAATAAAGGATGAAAGGCTGACGTATACTGAAATTCCTTCGGGAATGTGGGATATGGAACACTATATAACTCTCTTGATGGGCGAAATTCCCAGATTATCCGACGATATCGAGGGCTATGGGCCAAAGGGGAAGAACTATATTGCCCATGTGGATATTCCGCATGATGTTCGCAGTGCGTTCGGTTTGCTGAAAGGAAACTATAGGAACATGGTGCGTGAAGCGAATCCGCTGTATACTTCAAAGGATTGA